A single Pan troglodytes isolate AG18354 chromosome X, NHGRI_mPanTro3-v2.0_pri, whole genome shotgun sequence DNA region contains:
- the LOC107971096 gene encoding putative FXYD domain-containing ion transport regulator 8 → MEVVLIFVCSLLIPVVLASAAKKEKEIDPFHYNYQTLRIGGLVFDVVLFLVPSRHLLSHRCKCSFNQKPQDPGDEEAQVENFIIANAKAPQKAKN, encoded by the exons ATGGAGGTGGTACTGATCTTTGTATGCAGCCTGCTCATCCCGGTGGTCCTGGCCAGTGCAGctaagaaggagaaggaaatagatCCTTTTCATTATAACTACCAGACCCTGAGGATTGGAGGATTGGTGTTTGATGTGGTCCTCTTCCTGGTT ccgagccGCCATCTTCTAAGTCACAGGTGCAAGTGCAGTTTCAATCAGAAGCCCCAGGATCCAGGAGATGAGGAAGCTCAGGTGGAAAACTTCATCATTGCAAATGCAAAAGCGCCCCAGAAAGCAAAAAACTGA